The Clarias gariepinus isolate MV-2021 ecotype Netherlands chromosome 28, CGAR_prim_01v2, whole genome shotgun sequence DNA window tatataaaaaaaaagacaaataattaggcaaatattatttttttaaaaacactgtttaGATAGAACATGTGAGTTTATACCCCATGTGACTGTAATATTTCCCTCTCTGAGGCTGCTGTGATACACTACACAGGTATAGAGCTGATCTTCTGTGCCCTTTTCAGGTATGATCAAACTTCTTCGGGTCTGAAATGTGCTGTCACCATTAGGCAGAAcatcatttatttcatcatcTAGCAGCTGAAAATCTGCCCCAAACCACTTCACTTGTACCGCTTTGGGGTAAAATCCAGTCACATGACAGATGAGGATGTTGGAACCTGCTCTCTGCCTTTGAAAGACCCTGACCTCTGGAGctattcaacaacaacaacaacaacaacaacacaataataacaaagcacttacagtatgttgtctACATAATGTATATATGGAGTCTATATGATGAGTATAATCCTCTTTAAAATATAGAATAACATATGATCTGTATTATCTATATAATGtgctataatttatataattagtataataatcgatataatgtataataatttatatgaaCTGTATATTAATCTACAATTaattcagttaataaaaaatcttCTATATACAGGACTTGGGGTCTTTACACagaggggaaataagtatttagacATTACTATTTTGTTGTTTAACAACTATTTTGTTGTCATTCTttctgttcatactgtatatccatttaaaatgtaaatgcacaatgtctttaaactttgtctttttaagtattaaatatGACTATAAACATTCAGCTGTGTCTTACTGCACATATTTGTATTACATAAGATTGTATTACATACAATTATATGGAATTTTCTTCATAAAAAGGTCATTATCTGTCTAAAGTAATTTTTCATATGACTATATGAACTGGAAGTCTGAACACTTAACATACTAATTATCTCctcatataaaatatgtttcaactGTTTATACACAAATGATTGAGACATTCATGCATTCTAACACTCATACTACGTAAGTATTACATTTCTTACCATTTTTTATGCTGAGTTGAGGAGCATGTTTTAAGAACACCCTAAGGCGGTCAAAACAGTACTTTTTGTAGAAAGACACTAAGCTTTCATGGTAGATTATATCATCCTCCCTGATACGTTTATATTTGAGAGCTTGAGGAACAGAAGCAATTATCCTCTTATTGTCAATATCTAAACTTATAAAGTCATTTCCATTGAATGCATGGGTTAATGATGCCTTGATTGTGCCATCTGGATAGAGGTCACAGTGACCGTAGGTTTGGTATACATTCTTTTCTGAAAATGTGCCTgtaatacacaatataaaaataaaaatgcagatgTTGTCAGT harbors:
- the LOC128515736 gene encoding class I histocompatibility antigen, F10 alpha chain-like isoform X2, with the protein product MMKKLFKHVQRTDYLYFCLSPTPSSVALCNMRSTPPYPEWVKNTAAEPHWEEAIADIYVDRVILSVALQTAILEFNRTGTFSEKNVYQTYGHCDLYPDGTIKASLTHAFNGNDFISLDIDNKRIIASVPQALKYKRIREDDIIYHESLVSFYKKYCFDRLRVFLKHAPQLSIKNAPEVRVFQRQRAGSNILICHVTGFYPKAVQVKWFGADFQLLDDEINDVLPNGDSTFQTRRSLIIPEKGTEDQLYTCVVYHSSLREGNITVTWDKEEIPFKLPVWILLGCMFMLTVVGLVTRYFYKTNATREQDDY
- the LOC128515736 gene encoding class I histocompatibility antigen, F10 alpha chain-like isoform X1 — protein: MYNVPIIYTFVFLLHLPLSRCADFDSLSWNTFSSNGLGLPSFIQTMTVNDVTLFYYDSNMRSTPPYPEWVKNTAAEPHWEEAIADIYVDRVILSVALQTAILEFNRTGTFSEKNVYQTYGHCDLYPDGTIKASLTHAFNGNDFISLDIDNKRIIASVPQALKYKRIREDDIIYHESLVSFYKKYCFDRLRVFLKHAPQLSIKNAPEVRVFQRQRAGSNILICHVTGFYPKAVQVKWFGADFQLLDDEINDVLPNGDSTFQTRRSLIIPEKGTEDQLYTCVVYHSSLREGNITVTWDKEEIPFKLPVWILLGCMFMLTVVGLVTRYFYKTNATREQDDY